A single window of Archangium gephyra DNA harbors:
- a CDS encoding TolC family protein translates to MFHHLAVAAFGLVTVLLWPRSGAAQPSELTLEEALSLARQRSPALLEAAGRVAEAHGPVAGASPLLHNNPTLALEAGPRTLATGEQSPNVVVGLSQPVELGGKRGSRLDAARAGLARETALQRDTERRVLGAVASTFLRALHARERLRLARAAEETARDFARSTQRRFEAGDVPVVDVNVARVALARARADVAGAEGAEAAQLGELREWLGLPADAQLSPRGDLSALAAQPVEPPSPPPERPDVTALVAELEEARAEQRLGEGSTWPDLNVGIRYENEGDERALVGALGVSLPLFARGQSARVTGEARVRRLRVALEAARRAQAVQVQAAFVQYSKELEAVELLEREALPLLADNEQLARKSYDAGEMGLAAFLLVRRDVLDARADYLARLLQAALSRVQLTVQTGVLR, encoded by the coding sequence GTGTTCCACCATCTGGCGGTGGCGGCCTTCGGGCTCGTCACCGTACTGCTCTGGCCGCGCTCCGGTGCGGCCCAGCCCTCCGAACTCACCCTGGAAGAGGCCCTGTCCCTGGCCCGCCAGCGTTCCCCGGCCTTGCTCGAGGCCGCGGGCCGCGTGGCCGAAGCACATGGGCCCGTGGCTGGCGCTTCCCCCTTGCTGCACAACAACCCCACGCTGGCGCTCGAAGCGGGCCCGCGCACCCTGGCCACCGGAGAGCAGTCCCCCAATGTCGTCGTGGGGCTCTCCCAACCCGTCGAGCTGGGCGGCAAGCGGGGCTCCCGCCTCGATGCGGCCCGGGCTGGCCTCGCCCGTGAGACGGCCCTCCAGCGGGATACGGAGCGCCGGGTGCTCGGGGCGGTGGCGTCTACCTTTCTGCGGGCACTGCATGCCCGGGAGCGGCTGCGCCTGGCGCGAGCGGCGGAAGAGACCGCCCGGGACTTCGCCCGGTCCACCCAGCGGAGATTCGAGGCCGGGGACGTGCCCGTGGTGGACGTCAACGTGGCGCGCGTGGCCCTGGCGCGAGCCCGTGCCGACGTGGCGGGCGCCGAGGGGGCGGAGGCGGCCCAACTCGGCGAGCTTCGCGAATGGCTCGGCCTGCCGGCGGACGCGCAGCTCTCACCGCGGGGTGACTTGAGTGCCCTGGCCGCCCAGCCGGTGGAGCCTCCGTCCCCGCCGCCCGAGCGCCCGGACGTCACCGCCCTGGTGGCGGAGCTGGAGGAGGCCCGCGCCGAGCAGCGCCTGGGCGAGGGCTCCACGTGGCCCGACCTCAACGTGGGGATTCGCTACGAGAACGAGGGAGATGAGCGTGCCCTCGTCGGAGCCCTGGGCGTGTCACTGCCCCTCTTCGCCCGGGGGCAGTCCGCCCGGGTGACGGGCGAGGCCCGCGTGCGGCGTCTGCGGGTGGCACTGGAGGCCGCCCGCCGGGCCCAGGCCGTCCAGGTGCAGGCCGCCTTCGTGCAGTACAGCAAGGAGCTCGAGGCGGTGGAGCTGCTGGAGCGCGAGGCCCTCCCGTTGCTCGCGGACAACGAGCAGCTGGCACGCAAGTCCTACGATGCCGGGGAGATGGGCCTCGCCGCGTTCCTCCTCGTGCGCCGGGATGTCCTCGACGCCCGCGCGGATTACCTCGCGCGTCTCCTGCAGGCAGCCCTCTCCCGGGTCCAACTCACCGTGCAGACCGGAGTCCTTCGATGA
- a CDS encoding DUF1801 domain-containing protein: MQSKATSVDQYLASLPEDRRAAVSAVRNVILKNLDKDYEEGIQYGMIGYYVPHKVFPSGYHCDPKQPLPFASLASQKNHMAIYLMGIYGQPQQEKWFREAWAKTGKKLDMGKSCVRFKKLEDVALDVIGEAIRRAPAKAYIQHYESVIRPPDKKKAPAAAKGKPVAKTKAAAKKTVVKKVAAKKTVAKKRA, translated from the coding sequence ATGCAGAGCAAAGCCACCAGCGTCGACCAATACCTCGCCTCGCTTCCCGAGGACCGCCGCGCGGCGGTCTCCGCCGTGCGCAACGTCATCCTGAAGAACCTCGACAAGGACTACGAGGAGGGCATCCAGTACGGGATGATCGGCTACTACGTCCCGCACAAGGTGTTCCCCTCGGGCTACCACTGCGATCCGAAGCAGCCGCTGCCGTTCGCTTCGCTGGCCTCGCAGAAGAACCACATGGCCATCTACCTGATGGGCATCTACGGCCAGCCGCAGCAGGAGAAGTGGTTCCGCGAGGCGTGGGCGAAGACGGGCAAGAAGCTCGACATGGGCAAGTCGTGCGTGCGCTTCAAGAAGCTCGAGGACGTCGCGCTCGATGTGATTGGCGAGGCCATCCGCCGTGCGCCCGCCAAGGCCTATATCCAGCACTACGAGTCCGTGATCCGGCCGCCAGACAAGAAGAAGGCGCCGGCCGCCGCGAAGGGCAAGCCGGTTGCCAAGACCAAGGCGGCGGCGAAGAAGACCGTGGTGAAGAAGGTGGCGGCGAAGAAGACCGTGGCGAAGAAGCGCGCGTAG
- a CDS encoding NAD(P)-binding protein has translation MDVIAGTAPNVSALYIRAVQPVDLRQIQPVAGGGPFCPRPLGAWMNCPKGSRLAPQAFGPKALRNMNGSAPHRKCMALAGAGRSPTSPEEAPPVLRARLCVGQSAPLTSQAPPLSRAMHLPTSYPPREKIAILGGGMASLSAAFALTDTAALRERYDVTVYQDGWLLGGKGASVRNREEHGRIEEHGLHVWLGYYENAFTLLRRCYEELGRPPGAAMRTLRDAFVKHSAIVVGEQTPRGWEHWSVDFPQTDEWPGDGRPLPTPAESLRGATLQVLRYAMDWWKQWRGRLPEADDVAGQLRGLLKHVLSLQAPLLAGRAARSLADGVRSVLDRLRSLARRDLEADTELRRLWVVLEFSAICVIGLLREGVYGPSGDFEPLDELEFSDWLRKYGASEMTVSSGLVRAFYHLAFCDGGGAGAGLALLGMIRMFTCYRGAIFYKMRAGMGETVIAPLYEVLRRRGVRFEFFHRVERLELSDDQRRVERVVIGRQATPRSGEYLPLIAVEGLPCWPEQPLYEQLVEGEALARHGATFASFWSDWTPVEQRTLRLGDDFHHVVLGISLGALPFVASELIAASPRWQRMVEHVKTVRTVSMQLWVTTPIGQLASNAGAPVTTAYQVPLETWADMSHLVPIEGWKARDGVRGILYACGQLGQGDDPVAVNDPRASDRAALEEVARGFLEEHLAHIWPGGADSRGGLRWESLFDPQGRTGPERLRAQYLRVNAEPSDRYVLSLPGSQKHRIAPDDSGFEGLILAGDWTRTGYDLGCIEAATMSGLMAARALGVPVSIVGEVPRKRAEPRVSLPRYVDRPGEMALRSPYVLEEVSMTALVLRARRDALGALLDRYLNIPARGHVRYVPAAPFVVLAAAFAGRAFSGDPEHRRLGYMPETDVAFWVPAWAMRPGKGRLIPERLVWFLPHVFVSTGAAAAAGREIYGFPKSVVDVEVRRSSEHAIDYLSLEGEVLERNTPETRGTRARILEVTRSNASPGPLRSVGDMIGDIARPFDPSGERASSLARSFTADGVTIAFLKQFRDVHHTDRACYQAIIEAKAAVRTVRGYGPIPGSFQVSWGDHASHPFTADLGLEPGGQKALAATWVDFDFVMESGRELFRADGRGPFAALG, from the coding sequence ATGGATGTCATAGCCGGCACGGCCCCGAACGTATCCGCGCTTTACATCCGCGCCGTGCAACCGGTTGATCTTCGCCAGATCCAACCCGTGGCGGGAGGCGGCCCTTTTTGCCCCAGGCCCCTGGGTGCATGGATGAATTGCCCCAAGGGCTCTCGGTTGGCGCCGCAAGCGTTTGGGCCGAAAGCATTACGGAATATGAACGGCTCCGCGCCGCACCGCAAGTGTATGGCCTTGGCGGGCGCGGGCCGTTCGCCCACGTCACCCGAGGAAGCGCCGCCCGTGCTCCGAGCAAGGCTGTGTGTGGGACAATCCGCTCCCCTCACATCGCAGGCCCCGCCTCTCTCCCGCGCTATGCATTTACCGACCTCCTACCCCCCTCGCGAGAAGATCGCCATCCTCGGCGGAGGCATGGCCTCCCTCTCGGCCGCCTTCGCCCTCACCGATACGGCAGCGCTCCGCGAGCGCTATGACGTCACCGTCTATCAAGACGGATGGCTGCTCGGCGGGAAGGGCGCGAGCGTCCGCAACCGGGAAGAACACGGACGCATCGAGGAGCACGGCCTGCACGTCTGGCTCGGGTATTACGAGAACGCCTTCACGCTGCTGCGCCGCTGCTACGAGGAGCTCGGCCGTCCGCCCGGTGCCGCGATGCGCACGTTGCGCGATGCCTTCGTCAAGCACAGCGCCATCGTCGTCGGAGAGCAGACCCCGCGCGGCTGGGAGCACTGGAGCGTCGACTTCCCCCAGACCGACGAGTGGCCCGGTGATGGGCGCCCGCTGCCCACCCCCGCGGAGTCCCTCCGTGGCGCCACCCTCCAGGTCCTCCGTTATGCGATGGACTGGTGGAAGCAGTGGCGCGGCCGTCTGCCCGAAGCCGATGACGTGGCGGGACAGCTCCGGGGCCTGCTCAAGCACGTTCTCTCCCTTCAGGCGCCCCTGCTCGCGGGCCGGGCGGCGCGGTCCCTCGCCGATGGTGTCAGGTCCGTGCTCGACCGGCTCCGCTCCCTGGCGCGGCGCGATCTCGAGGCCGATACCGAGCTGCGGCGCTTGTGGGTCGTCCTCGAGTTCAGCGCCATCTGCGTGATCGGCCTCCTGCGCGAAGGCGTCTACGGGCCGTCCGGTGACTTCGAGCCACTGGACGAGCTCGAGTTCAGCGACTGGCTGCGCAAGTACGGCGCCTCCGAGATGACGGTGTCGAGCGGGCTGGTCCGTGCCTTCTACCACCTCGCCTTCTGTGACGGCGGCGGGGCGGGCGCGGGGCTCGCGCTGCTCGGGATGATCCGCATGTTCACGTGCTACCGCGGCGCCATCTTCTACAAGATGCGCGCCGGCATGGGCGAGACCGTCATCGCGCCCTTGTACGAGGTGCTGCGGCGGCGCGGCGTCCGCTTCGAGTTCTTCCACCGCGTGGAGCGGCTCGAGCTCTCCGACGACCAGCGGCGTGTCGAGCGCGTCGTCATCGGCCGTCAGGCCACCCCTCGCTCCGGCGAGTATCTCCCGCTCATCGCGGTCGAGGGACTCCCGTGCTGGCCCGAGCAGCCCCTCTACGAGCAGCTCGTCGAGGGCGAGGCGCTCGCCCGCCACGGCGCGACGTTCGCCTCCTTCTGGAGCGACTGGACCCCCGTTGAGCAACGCACGCTGCGCCTGGGCGACGACTTCCATCATGTCGTGCTGGGGATCTCGCTCGGAGCGCTTCCGTTCGTCGCCTCGGAGCTCATCGCGGCGAGCCCGCGGTGGCAGCGCATGGTCGAGCACGTCAAGACGGTCCGGACGGTGTCGATGCAGCTCTGGGTGACCACGCCCATCGGGCAGCTCGCCTCGAACGCGGGCGCGCCCGTCACCACCGCCTATCAGGTGCCGCTCGAGACCTGGGCGGACATGTCGCACCTCGTTCCCATCGAGGGCTGGAAGGCTCGCGACGGCGTGCGAGGGATTCTCTATGCCTGCGGCCAGCTCGGACAGGGCGACGATCCTGTCGCCGTGAATGATCCGCGAGCCAGTGACCGCGCGGCGCTGGAGGAGGTCGCGCGGGGCTTCCTCGAGGAGCACCTGGCGCACATCTGGCCGGGCGGCGCGGACTCGCGCGGAGGTCTCCGGTGGGAGTCGCTCTTCGATCCGCAAGGGAGAACCGGGCCCGAGCGCCTGCGCGCCCAGTACCTGCGCGTCAACGCGGAGCCCTCGGATCGCTACGTGCTGTCGCTGCCAGGCTCGCAGAAGCACCGCATCGCCCCCGATGACTCGGGGTTCGAGGGGCTCATCCTCGCGGGCGATTGGACCCGCACCGGCTATGACCTGGGCTGCATCGAGGCGGCGACGATGTCCGGACTGATGGCGGCGAGGGCACTCGGTGTGCCGGTCTCCATCGTCGGCGAGGTTCCCCGGAAGCGCGCCGAGCCGCGGGTCTCGCTGCCTCGCTATGTGGATCGCCCGGGTGAGATGGCACTGCGCTCGCCCTATGTGCTGGAGGAGGTCTCGATGACCGCGCTCGTGCTGCGGGCCCGGCGGGACGCCCTGGGCGCACTGCTCGATCGGTACTTGAACATCCCCGCGCGAGGGCATGTCCGCTACGTGCCCGCGGCTCCCTTCGTCGTGCTCGCCGCCGCCTTCGCCGGGCGTGCGTTCTCCGGTGACCCCGAGCACCGCCGCCTGGGCTACATGCCCGAGACCGATGTGGCCTTCTGGGTGCCGGCCTGGGCCATGCGTCCGGGGAAGGGGAGGCTCATCCCCGAGCGGCTGGTCTGGTTCCTGCCCCATGTCTTCGTCTCGACCGGTGCCGCCGCGGCCGCCGGGCGTGAGATCTATGGCTTTCCCAAGAGCGTGGTCGACGTGGAGGTCCGCCGCTCGTCGGAGCATGCGATCGATTACCTCTCGCTGGAGGGGGAGGTCCTCGAGCGGAACACCCCCGAGACTCGCGGCACCCGGGCCCGCATCCTGGAGGTGACGCGGAGCAATGCCTCACCGGGCCCGCTGCGTTCCGTGGGCGATATGATCGGAGACATCGCCCGTCCGTTCGATCCATCGGGTGAGAGGGCTTCGTCGCTCGCGCGGAGCTTCACCGCGGACGGGGTGACGATCGCGTTCCTGAAGCAGTTCCGTGACGTCCACCACACCGACCGCGCCTGCTACCAGGCCATCATCGAGGCGAAGGCGGCCGTGCGGACCGTGCGGGGGTACGGTCCCATTCCGGGCTCGTTCCAGGTGAGCTGGGGCGATCACGCCAGTCATCCCTTCACGGCCGATCTCGGCCTCGAGCCTGGAGGACAGAAGGCGCTCGCGGCCACCTGGGTCGACTTCGATTTCGTCATGGAATCGGGGCGCGAGCTCTTCCGCGCCGATGGCCGAGGGCCCTTCGCCGCGCTCGGATGA
- a CDS encoding M4 family metallopeptidase: MRTRFLAVALLALPLAACEVDNTQLPEGAQKTDQAADSLGDVQAALAALPSARVVGADESNFPYMLSGNLGSASASLAGDMHSRVSQALPAIAAAFRLQATDLVHTRSRVDEQGVTHLRYAQTKNGLPVVNEELVLHVSADGIISAVNGTARDGELVSSKASISPEAARVAALDSTSGRHLASEGARLVYVRSNQDGKLKLAYEVLVTGEGADLPIRELVYVSARDGSLVQRNTKIHSALNRKVYSANNGTSTPGTLKRSEGGAATGDAHVDGNYDKLGGTYNCYKNNFGRDSINNAGATLISTVHYSTNYVNAYWDGTQMVYGDGNGVDSGMLGLSADVTTHELTHAVTENESNLTYSGESGGLNEAMSDIFGAYCESYASGTWATTNAVFMVGDDIWTPGTAGDALRYMYDPARDGVSLDYWTSTAGSKDVHYSSGIANLAFTLLSKGGTHPRGKSTVSVTGLGVQQAGAIFYKANVDYMTASTTFAQAKTYTEQAATALGYSAASVTQAWNAVGVGVAVQPPTSSPLTNGVAITGLSGATGSSKYYYLDVPAGRASSYVMSGGTGDADLYVKIGSTPTTSSYNCRPYLSGNNETCNIAAQSTTQRIYVMLYGYSSYSSTSIKGTY, translated from the coding sequence TTGCGTACGCGTTTCCTTGCTGTTGCGCTGCTCGCCCTTCCCCTCGCCGCGTGCGAGGTCGACAACACCCAGCTCCCCGAGGGTGCCCAGAAGACCGACCAGGCCGCTGACTCGCTCGGCGACGTCCAGGCGGCGCTCGCCGCCCTGCCCTCCGCCAGGGTGGTGGGCGCGGACGAGAGCAACTTCCCGTACATGCTCAGCGGCAACCTGGGCTCGGCCAGCGCGAGCCTCGCCGGTGACATGCACAGCCGCGTGAGCCAGGCGCTGCCCGCCATCGCCGCCGCGTTCCGCCTGCAGGCCACCGACCTGGTCCACACGCGCAGCCGCGTGGACGAGCAGGGCGTCACCCACCTGCGCTATGCCCAGACGAAGAACGGCCTGCCCGTGGTGAACGAGGAGCTCGTCCTCCACGTGTCCGCCGACGGCATCATCAGCGCCGTCAACGGCACCGCGCGCGACGGGGAGCTCGTCTCCTCCAAGGCAAGCATCTCCCCCGAGGCCGCCCGGGTCGCCGCCCTGGACTCCACCTCCGGCCGCCACCTGGCCTCCGAGGGCGCGCGTCTGGTGTACGTGCGCTCCAACCAGGACGGCAAGCTGAAGCTGGCCTACGAGGTGCTGGTGACGGGCGAGGGCGCGGACCTGCCCATCCGCGAGCTCGTCTACGTGAGCGCCCGGGACGGCTCGCTGGTGCAGCGCAACACGAAGATCCACTCCGCGCTCAACCGCAAGGTGTACAGCGCCAACAACGGCACCTCCACCCCGGGCACGCTCAAGCGCTCCGAGGGCGGCGCGGCCACGGGTGACGCCCACGTCGATGGCAACTACGACAAGCTGGGTGGCACCTACAACTGCTACAAGAACAACTTCGGCCGCGACTCCATCAACAACGCGGGCGCCACGCTCATCAGCACGGTGCACTACAGCACCAACTACGTGAACGCCTACTGGGACGGCACCCAGATGGTGTACGGCGATGGCAACGGCGTGGACTCGGGCATGCTGGGCCTGTCCGCGGACGTGACCACGCACGAGCTCACCCACGCGGTGACCGAGAACGAGTCCAACCTCACCTACTCGGGTGAGTCCGGCGGCCTCAACGAGGCGATGAGCGACATCTTCGGCGCCTACTGCGAGAGCTACGCCTCGGGCACCTGGGCCACCACCAACGCGGTGTTCATGGTCGGCGACGACATCTGGACGCCCGGCACCGCCGGTGACGCGCTCCGCTACATGTACGATCCGGCCAGGGACGGCGTCTCGCTCGACTACTGGACGAGCACCGCCGGCAGCAAGGACGTGCACTACAGCTCGGGCATCGCCAACCTGGCCTTCACGCTGCTGTCCAAGGGTGGCACGCACCCGCGCGGCAAGAGCACCGTCTCCGTGACGGGCCTCGGCGTGCAGCAGGCCGGCGCCATCTTCTACAAGGCCAACGTGGACTACATGACGGCCTCCACCACGTTCGCCCAGGCGAAGACGTACACCGAGCAGGCCGCGACGGCGCTCGGCTACTCGGCGGCGTCCGTGACGCAGGCCTGGAACGCGGTGGGCGTGGGCGTGGCGGTTCAGCCCCCGACGTCCAGCCCGCTGACCAACGGCGTGGCCATCACCGGCCTGTCGGGTGCCACGGGCTCCTCGAAGTACTACTACCTGGATGTGCCGGCCGGCCGCGCCTCGTCCTACGTGATGAGCGGCGGCACGGGTGACGCGGACCTGTACGTGAAGATCGGCTCCACGCCGACCACCTCCTCGTACAACTGCCGTCCGTACCTGTCCGGCAACAACGAGACGTGCAACATCGCGGCGCAGAGCACCACCCAGCGCATCTACGTGATGCTGTACGGCTACAGTTCGTACTCCAGCACCTCCATCAAGGGCACGTACTGA
- a CDS encoding sulfatase codes for MVRGAAVAVWQVVSACYVFVLLEWLFLVTQQGFMVSLPHSVWFSALACIPLVLVLPGLAALPPLLGAEALLARLPEGSKARALTVASAVPALVLTGLCFLLIDNFTYTVFGFGVVSVPKFLLFLYVLLWIALFAVIVRKIARARQEVLAEGGWRWRLAVAGGLVALSLGILAFRLGSARGAEPQEAPIARAAAGSPNVIFVATDGLEARRMSAYGYERPNTPFLERFKERTLFFENAFSNAGRTTGSTTSMLTSRMPTSTKVIFPPHILSGEASFLHLPGLLRSAGYETHQFTVRYYADGPDLNMLGGFEHANGRDVSVEVPTGPWRALMQERYVAERMAERLTERVLYVLGIRPMVNHFKLVQLPTRIAGWDTDEDRIQGALTAAEKAQRPFFLHLHLMGTHCCSYPRSPNPVFTRTSTSRDNMLDDAILDVDRLLERFITRLEERGLLENTMVVISSDHNHEWNTLDRVPLMIHFPGGRHRGVVKENAQLLDVAPTVLETVGLPIPGWMEGRSMLSARRSPTEPILGTGEVNARLAHADWEYISQLRNAGPPLYGMSTVTAIVCDRWWTFQLKTGELQTGRVSGHTAPCAEESLPKAEDLRRRFLTHLRERGFELAHLR; via the coding sequence ATGGTGCGCGGTGCGGCTGTCGCGGTGTGGCAGGTCGTCTCGGCCTGTTACGTGTTCGTCTTGCTGGAGTGGCTCTTCCTCGTCACCCAGCAGGGCTTCATGGTCTCGTTGCCGCACTCGGTGTGGTTCAGTGCCCTCGCGTGCATCCCCCTGGTGCTGGTGCTCCCGGGGCTCGCCGCGCTCCCGCCACTGCTCGGAGCCGAGGCACTGCTCGCGCGCCTTCCCGAGGGCTCCAAGGCCCGGGCGCTGACCGTGGCCTCCGCCGTCCCGGCGCTGGTGCTGACGGGCCTGTGCTTCCTGCTCATCGACAACTTCACCTACACCGTCTTCGGTTTCGGGGTGGTGAGCGTCCCGAAGTTCCTGCTGTTCCTCTATGTGCTGCTGTGGATCGCGCTCTTCGCCGTCATCGTGAGGAAGATCGCCCGCGCACGCCAGGAGGTGCTCGCCGAGGGCGGCTGGCGCTGGCGGCTCGCGGTGGCCGGGGGGCTCGTGGCCCTCTCGCTCGGGATCCTCGCCTTCCGGCTCGGGAGCGCACGCGGCGCGGAGCCCCAGGAGGCCCCCATCGCCAGGGCCGCGGCCGGGTCCCCCAACGTCATCTTCGTCGCCACGGACGGGCTGGAGGCGCGGCGGATGTCCGCCTACGGCTACGAGCGCCCGAACACACCGTTCCTGGAGCGCTTCAAGGAGCGCACCCTCTTCTTCGAGAACGCCTTCTCCAACGCCGGGCGCACCACGGGCTCGACCACGTCGATGCTCACCTCGCGGATGCCCACGAGCACGAAGGTCATCTTCCCACCGCACATCCTCTCCGGCGAGGCGTCGTTCCTGCACCTGCCGGGGTTGCTGCGGAGTGCCGGCTACGAGACGCACCAGTTCACCGTCCGCTACTACGCGGACGGGCCCGACCTGAACATGCTGGGAGGCTTCGAGCACGCCAACGGCCGGGACGTGTCCGTGGAGGTGCCCACGGGGCCCTGGCGGGCCCTCATGCAGGAGCGCTACGTGGCCGAGCGCATGGCCGAGCGCCTCACCGAGCGCGTGCTCTACGTGCTCGGCATCCGGCCGATGGTGAATCACTTCAAGCTCGTGCAGCTGCCCACGCGCATCGCCGGCTGGGACACGGATGAGGATCGCATCCAGGGAGCGCTCACGGCGGCGGAGAAGGCCCAGCGGCCCTTCTTCCTGCACCTCCACCTGATGGGCACGCACTGCTGCAGCTACCCGAGGAGCCCCAATCCGGTCTTCACGCGCACGTCCACCTCGCGGGACAACATGCTGGACGATGCCATCCTCGACGTGGATCGCCTCCTCGAGCGCTTCATCACCCGGCTCGAGGAGCGCGGGCTGCTGGAGAACACGATGGTGGTCATCAGCTCGGACCACAATCACGAGTGGAACACGCTCGACCGGGTGCCGCTGATGATCCACTTCCCCGGCGGACGGCACCGGGGCGTGGTGAAGGAGAACGCCCAGCTGCTCGACGTGGCGCCCACGGTGCTCGAGACCGTGGGGCTGCCCATCCCGGGCTGGATGGAGGGCCGCTCGATGCTCTCGGCGCGGCGCTCTCCCACCGAGCCCATCCTGGGCACGGGCGAGGTCAACGCGAGACTCGCCCATGCGGATTGGGAGTACATCTCCCAGCTGCGCAACGCGGGGCCGCCGCTCTATGGCATGAGCACCGTCACCGCGATCGTCTGCGACCGGTGGTGGACCTTCCAACTCAAGACCGGGGAGCTCCAGACGGGCCGGGTGTCCGGGCACACGGCGCCGTGCGCGGAGGAGTCGCTCCCCAAGGCCGAGGACCTCCGGCGGCGGTTCCTCACGCACCTGCGGGAGCGAGGCTTCGAGCTCGCCCACTTGCGGTAA
- a CDS encoding RibD family protein encodes MDKATRPYIICHMVPSVDGRIVTKGWKLPGSGLAEYESTAQTFRADAWIIGRVSMEPYAGKTRIPARKTREPIPRTDFIAKHDADSYAIALDPSGKLTWKSGSIDEEHVITVLTEKVSDDYLAFLQSKGVSYLFGGKTELNLERVVQKLRKDFGIKKLLLEGGGKINGSFLAADLIDELSLLFAPVADGSIGTPSLFDAKEGKGPARQLKLFSMEKRKGDMLWVRYKVKRG; translated from the coding sequence ATGGACAAGGCAACACGGCCGTACATCATCTGCCACATGGTTCCCTCGGTCGATGGCCGGATCGTGACCAAGGGCTGGAAGCTTCCCGGAAGTGGCCTGGCCGAGTACGAGAGCACGGCTCAGACCTTCAGAGCGGATGCGTGGATCATCGGCCGGGTGTCGATGGAGCCCTACGCGGGGAAGACCCGGATCCCAGCGCGCAAGACGCGAGAGCCGATTCCTCGCACGGACTTCATCGCGAAGCACGACGCGGACTCCTACGCCATCGCCCTGGACCCGTCCGGCAAGCTCACCTGGAAGTCGGGCTCCATCGACGAGGAGCATGTGATCACCGTCCTGACCGAGAAGGTCTCGGACGATTACCTGGCCTTTCTCCAGTCCAAGGGCGTCTCCTATCTGTTCGGAGGCAAGACGGAGCTGAACCTCGAGCGGGTGGTCCAGAAGCTCCGGAAGGACTTCGGAATCAAGAAGCTGCTCCTCGAGGGAGGCGGCAAGATCAACGGCTCCTTCCTGGCCGCTGACCTGATCGACGAGCTGAGTCTGCTGTTCGCCCCTGTCGCGGACGGGAGCATCGGGACGCCTTCTCTCTTCGATGCGAAGGAGGGCAAGGGCCCCGCTCGCCAGCTCAAGCTGTTCTCCATGGAGAAGCGCAAGGGCGACATGCTCTGGGTGCGGTACAAAGTGAAGCGCGGATGA
- a CDS encoding MATE family efflux transporter yields the protein MKPNFGRDLTTGSIPRHMVAFSIPMLIGSFLQTAYSFINAIWVGKFLGHEALAAVTVSFPVIFVLFAIGMGLTLATNILVSRNYGARNMDELRKVVDSSTVLMYALGLALTVLGELFAPTILRAMDTPPQVFDESVSYLRIFLLSLPFSFGLFLLRSMLQGVGDSKTPLYFQFGSVLFTTALDPVLIFGWMGLPKLGLNGTAWATLISQAVALTALISFLRWKKVPIAPSWPRLSHLGPVTRQTLRIGLPSAVQQSLVSIGMVLVTGLVNGFGEVATASFGAASRIDQIAFMPAMTFGMAISTITAQNLGAGHHHRVREVFFWGCLFSGGITLVISALAVAFPETLLRIFVSDPAVIAPGVSYLHIVGSTYVLFALIFVSNGIINGAGHTLTTTVFTLISLWVVRVPVAWWLSRRMGSVTGVWYAISLSFVVSLIVSMAYYASGRWMRSLAKKPAGGPGAPNPAEIFGHETGEA from the coding sequence ATGAAACCCAATTTCGGACGCGACCTGACGACCGGCAGCATTCCCAGGCACATGGTCGCCTTCTCCATCCCGATGCTGATCGGGAGCTTCCTCCAGACGGCCTACAGCTTCATCAACGCCATCTGGGTCGGAAAGTTCCTGGGCCACGAGGCGCTCGCGGCCGTGACGGTGAGCTTCCCCGTCATCTTCGTGCTCTTCGCCATCGGCATGGGCCTCACGCTGGCCACCAACATCCTCGTGTCGCGCAACTACGGCGCCAGGAACATGGACGAGCTGCGCAAGGTCGTCGACAGCTCCACCGTGCTGATGTACGCGCTGGGACTCGCGCTCACCGTCCTGGGCGAGCTCTTCGCGCCCACCATCCTGCGCGCCATGGACACCCCGCCGCAGGTCTTCGACGAGTCCGTCAGCTACCTGCGCATCTTCCTGCTCTCGCTGCCCTTCAGCTTCGGCCTCTTCCTGCTGCGGAGCATGCTCCAGGGGGTGGGCGACTCCAAGACGCCGCTCTACTTCCAGTTCGGCTCGGTGCTCTTCACCACGGCGCTGGACCCCGTCCTCATCTTCGGTTGGATGGGGTTGCCGAAGCTCGGGCTGAATGGCACCGCCTGGGCCACCTTGATCTCCCAGGCGGTGGCGCTCACCGCCCTGATCAGTTTCCTCCGCTGGAAGAAGGTCCCCATCGCGCCCTCGTGGCCGCGCCTGAGCCACCTGGGGCCCGTCACCCGGCAGACGCTGCGCATCGGATTGCCCTCGGCCGTGCAGCAGTCGCTCGTCTCCATTGGCATGGTGCTGGTGACGGGGCTCGTCAACGGCTTCGGGGAGGTCGCCACGGCCTCCTTCGGCGCGGCCTCTCGCATTGATCAGATCGCCTTCATGCCGGCCATGACCTTCGGCATGGCCATCTCGACGATCACCGCGCAGAACCTCGGGGCGGGCCATCACCACCGCGTGCGCGAGGTCTTCTTCTGGGGCTGCCTGTTCAGCGGAGGGATCACGCTGGTCATCTCCGCCCTGGCCGTGGCGTTCCCGGAGACGCTCCTGCGCATCTTCGTCTCGGATCCCGCCGTCATCGCGCCCGGCGTCTCCTACCTGCACATCGTGGGAAGCACCTACGTCCTCTTCGCCCTCATCTTCGTGAGCAACGGCATCATCAACGGGGCGGGACACACCCTGACGACGACGGTGTTCACGCTGATCAGCCTCTGGGTGGTGCGGGTTCCCGTGGCCTGGTGGCTCTCGCGGCGCATGGGGAGCGTGACGGGCGTGTGGTACGCCATCTCCCTGAGCTTCGTCGTTTCGCTCATCGTCAGCATGGCGTACTACGCCTCCGGCCGATGGATGCGCTCGCTCGCCAAGAAGCCCGCCGGGGGGCCAGGCGCGCCGAACCCGGCCGAGATCTTCGGTCACGAAACGGGAGAAGCGTAG